One window of Enterobacter sp. RHBSTW-00175 genomic DNA carries:
- a CDS encoding carbohydrate porin, with amino-acid sequence MNRLNRLIPLALLINAAACGIAQAEQYDFKLHGYMRSGILANSDGNRADSVGLMPDGKWRLGNEEDTKIELIPQVTLKSDSGPVAKIQANITHQSKCTSDWNCQDDDGKEVQFREGYVELSNLDFAPDVTFWGGKRYSSSNTSSHQFDWEYIQYNGTGGGFDNLDLGFARFDAGVYAFSPTDETKAYPVDKGEQGYPDDYSLNLWLKKIGGTGFDLELIGHHMNRNENHPTSAEKGYGVTGVYNFDGFWGLTGGYSKLVMQYGRGLAAGDSLGKNGWGWANLDDTQSWRVILDSMASLGNVDVSTFAYYQKDKNYRWWTSDADGWGRTSWVAGIRPYHQITKNFAMQYELGYEYLDDENYKGVNGKGKGGLTKVTIAPTLTFDSGYWNRPQLRFFVTYAKWDKGVSDALDGNYNWDTNTISAGGYSRSGETDTVNFGVQAEVWF; translated from the coding sequence ATGAACAGGTTGAACCGATTAATACCTCTGGCCCTTCTCATCAATGCCGCTGCGTGCGGGATCGCACAAGCAGAACAGTACGACTTCAAACTGCACGGCTATATGCGTTCAGGCATTTTGGCTAACTCCGATGGTAACCGTGCAGACTCCGTTGGGTTAATGCCGGACGGCAAATGGCGTCTTGGTAACGAAGAAGATACCAAGATCGAGTTGATCCCGCAGGTGACACTGAAATCAGACTCCGGCCCGGTTGCCAAAATTCAGGCCAACATTACCCACCAGAGCAAATGCACCTCCGACTGGAACTGCCAGGACGATGACGGCAAAGAAGTACAGTTCCGTGAAGGGTATGTGGAGTTAAGCAATCTGGATTTTGCGCCGGATGTCACTTTCTGGGGCGGCAAACGATACAGCAGCTCGAACACCTCCAGCCACCAGTTCGACTGGGAATACATTCAGTACAACGGTACCGGCGGTGGATTTGACAATCTTGATCTTGGCTTCGCTCGCTTTGATGCCGGCGTTTACGCTTTCTCACCCACCGATGAAACAAAAGCGTATCCGGTGGATAAAGGGGAGCAGGGTTACCCGGATGATTATTCACTCAACTTGTGGCTGAAGAAAATTGGTGGCACAGGCTTTGATCTGGAGCTGATTGGTCACCACATGAACCGCAATGAGAACCACCCAACCTCTGCCGAAAAAGGCTATGGCGTTACAGGGGTCTACAACTTTGACGGTTTCTGGGGCCTGACAGGCGGCTATTCCAAACTGGTCATGCAGTATGGCCGGGGTCTGGCAGCAGGTGATTCGCTGGGCAAAAACGGCTGGGGCTGGGCAAACCTGGATGATACCCAATCCTGGCGTGTGATCCTCGACAGCATGGCTTCTCTGGGAAATGTCGATGTATCGACGTTTGCATACTACCAGAAAGACAAAAACTACCGTTGGTGGACCAGCGATGCCGATGGCTGGGGACGCACCAGTTGGGTTGCCGGTATTCGCCCGTACCATCAAATTACCAAAAACTTCGCGATGCAGTATGAACTTGGTTATGAGTACCTCGACGATGAAAACTACAAAGGCGTCAACGGGAAAGGAAAAGGTGGCCTGACCAAAGTGACCATTGCACCGACGCTGACCTTTGATTCGGGCTACTGGAATCGTCCGCAACTTCGCTTCTTCGTGACTTACGCGAAGTGGGATAAAGGCGTCTCAGATGCGCTCGACGGTAACTATAACTGGGATACCAACACTATTTCTGCGGGTGGTTATAGCCGCAGCGGTGAAACAGACACAGTCAATTTCGGCGTTCAGGCTGAAGTGTGGTTCTAA